One part of the Eriocheir sinensis breed Jianghai 21 chromosome 6, ASM2467909v1, whole genome shotgun sequence genome encodes these proteins:
- the LOC126990533 gene encoding uncharacterized protein LOC126990533, whose amino-acid sequence MGQSRAVCVALATLLCLSLVQGLMFPPLDGEQCNDNIDCAKGCCLMTGYRHRRPSGVCQAMRQLGEYCAPGNRLRNYYGSTVYTYSCPCGGGLVCKPRWSTQLYGRSAMEDPKCMPVNMHPYILAMTGFGHPYNRHNAYDVPAE is encoded by the exons ATGGGTCAGTCAAGAGCCGTTTGCGTGGCCCTTGCGACacttctctgcctctccctcgtGCAA GGCCTCATGTTTCCCCCGCTGGATGGTGAGCAGTGCAACGACAACATAGACTGTGCCAAGGGCTGCTGCCTCATGACGGGCTACAGGCACCGGCGGCCCTCAGGAGTGTGCCAGGCCATGAGACAGTTAG GCGAGTACTGTGCTCCAGGGAACCGTCTGAGGAACTATTACGGCTCAACAGTGTACACCTACTCCTGCCCCTGCGGCGGCGGGCTGGTCTGCAAGCCACGGTGGTCCACACAACTGTATGGG CGGAGTGCCATGGAGGACCCCAAGTGTATGCCAGTCAACATGCACCCGTACATCCTGGCCATGACGGGCTTCGGCCACCCCTACAACAGACACAACGCCTACGATGTGCCTGCAGAGTAG